A genomic segment from Pseudoxanthomonas sp. CF385 encodes:
- a CDS encoding response regulator transcription factor, which yields MIRVCLVDDQTLVRQGIRSLLALDDGIEVVAEAADGKQAVELVPQIKPDVVLMDMRMPVMSGLEALQALARSGQLPPTIILTTFDDDQLVLAGLKAGAKGYLLKDVSLEQLVGAIRTVADGGSLVQPAVTQRLLSGLEHMRNEFVSLDRPDPLTDRETEILRLMASGFSNKEIANSLGVAEGTIKNHVSNILSKLGVRDRTRAVLKAFELQLV from the coding sequence GTGATCCGTGTCTGCCTGGTCGACGACCAAACCCTGGTACGCCAGGGCATCCGCTCCCTGCTGGCGCTGGACGACGGCATCGAGGTCGTGGCCGAGGCCGCGGACGGCAAGCAGGCCGTGGAGCTCGTGCCCCAGATCAAGCCCGACGTGGTGCTGATGGACATGCGGATGCCGGTGATGTCCGGCCTGGAAGCCCTGCAGGCGCTGGCGCGCTCCGGCCAGTTGCCGCCGACCATCATCCTGACCACGTTCGATGACGACCAGCTCGTGCTCGCCGGCCTGAAAGCGGGGGCCAAGGGCTACCTGCTGAAGGACGTCTCGCTGGAACAGCTGGTCGGTGCGATCCGGACCGTCGCCGACGGCGGCTCCCTCGTCCAGCCGGCAGTGACCCAGCGCCTGCTGTCGGGACTGGAACACATGCGCAACGAATTCGTCAGCCTCGACCGCCCGGATCCGCTGACCGACCGCGAGACCGAGATCCTGCGGCTGATGGCCAGCGGCTTCTCCAACAAGGAGATCGCCAACTCGCTGGGCGTGGCCGAGGGCACGATCAAGAACCACGTGTCCAACATCCTGTCGAAACTGGGCGTGCGCGACCGCACCCGGGCCGTCCTGAAGGCCTTCGAGTTGCAGCTCGTGTGA
- a CDS encoding polyketide cyclase, translated as MTRLIEFVIALALVLALFLVIGLVLPSSRELQESVETNRRMTIVFDTLNNVRRLKDWNPLIPSAANELSYSGGENDSGVGAKVDFNSANAAWGQGSWEIVESERPAPSGGPGKIVYAITDKRMGTDKRSVFSLEPSGKNNRNVKITQQYEVKYGWNLIGRYAGMYVSRHVGDSVKAGLSKLTNMLATVPNFDYRTEGSPLTDLKIVDVPAEDLLVVNAGNIDRTNDAIKASIKGNQEWIKRVMDANGLVAAGPVRIITTDFGTEKYAFDVAQPVRKGSAAPKPDAAAAEGEAPIAVPAAPVASTGELKVTIPSGAPVTYVHVDARKSAFASYTGYMAELDNQRNALRAWAVTAGHEVVDRPYESWKSGVDNSFEADGKFDIYWAVKH; from the coding sequence ATGACCCGTTTGATCGAGTTCGTGATTGCGTTGGCGCTGGTTCTGGCGCTGTTCCTGGTGATTGGCCTGGTTCTGCCGTCCTCGCGCGAGCTGCAGGAAAGCGTTGAAACCAACCGTCGCATGACCATCGTGTTCGACACGCTGAACAACGTGCGCCGACTGAAGGACTGGAACCCGCTGATCCCGAGCGCCGCCAACGAGCTGAGCTACTCCGGTGGCGAGAATGACTCCGGCGTCGGCGCCAAGGTCGATTTCAATTCCGCCAATGCCGCCTGGGGCCAGGGCAGCTGGGAAATCGTCGAGAGCGAGCGCCCCGCGCCGTCCGGCGGCCCCGGCAAGATCGTCTACGCGATCACCGACAAGCGCATGGGCACCGACAAGCGCAGCGTCTTCTCGCTGGAGCCGTCGGGCAAGAACAACCGCAACGTCAAGATCACCCAGCAGTACGAAGTGAAGTACGGCTGGAACCTGATCGGCCGCTACGCGGGCATGTACGTCAGCCGCCATGTGGGCGACAGCGTGAAGGCCGGCCTCTCCAAGCTGACCAACATGCTGGCCACCGTGCCGAACTTCGACTACCGCACCGAAGGCAGCCCGCTGACCGACCTGAAGATCGTCGACGTGCCCGCCGAGGACCTGCTGGTCGTCAACGCAGGCAACATCGACCGCACCAACGACGCGATCAAGGCGTCGATCAAGGGCAACCAGGAGTGGATCAAGCGCGTCATGGACGCCAATGGTCTGGTCGCCGCCGGTCCGGTGCGCATCATCACCACCGACTTCGGCACCGAGAAGTACGCCTTCGACGTCGCCCAGCCGGTCCGCAAGGGCAGCGCCGCACCGAAGCCCGATGCCGCGGCCGCCGAGGGCGAAGCCCCGATCGCGGTGCCTGCCGCGCCGGTCGCCTCGACGGGCGAGCTGAAGGTCACGATCCCCTCGGGCGCGCCGGTGACGTACGTCCACGTGGACGCGCGCAAGTCCGCCTTCGCCAGCTACACCGGCTACATGGCCGAACTCGACAACCAGCGCAATGCGTTGCGCGCCTGGGCGGTGACCGCCGGCCACGAAGTCGTGGATCGTCCGTACGAGTCGTGGAAGTCGGGCGTCGACAATTCGTTCGAAGCCGACGGCAAGTTCGACATCTACTGGGCCGTCAAGCACTAA
- a CDS encoding DUF423 domain-containing protein: protein MNYDRRQRKPSFLALGGGLLAAGAVGLSAYASHGIALAQAQSHVQMAALFAFGHGLALAALSPGTTRRMGKLALGLLLLGTLLFSGSLVGGALAGLPTRLAPAGGITLMLGWVLWAVDAVRR from the coding sequence ATGAACTACGATCGACGTCAACGCAAACCCTCGTTCCTCGCGCTGGGCGGCGGCCTGCTCGCTGCAGGCGCCGTGGGCCTGTCCGCCTATGCCTCGCACGGGATCGCGCTCGCCCAGGCCCAATCGCACGTGCAGATGGCGGCCCTGTTCGCGTTCGGTCATGGCCTCGCGCTGGCCGCGCTGTCCCCCGGCACTACCCGACGCATGGGCAAGCTGGCGCTCGGCCTGCTGTTGCTGGGCACGCTGCTGTTCTCCGGCAGCCTCGTGGGGGGCGCGCTCGCCGGTCTGCCGACACGACTCGCGCCCGCGGGCGGCATCACCCTGATGCTGGGGTGGGTGCTGTGGGCCGTGGACGCGGTGCGTCGCTGA
- a CDS encoding DNA-3-methyladenine glycosylase: protein MPRHARGFDTEQAWDHLARRDRKLGTWMKRIGYIEPQPTWRKPFDPVDALARAILYQQLSGKAAGTIVGRVESAIGSTRLHFDTLGRIDDTGLRACGVSGNKTLALRDLAAREQRGEIPTLRQMSVMSEDDIVAALVPIRGIGRWTVEMMLMFRLGRPDVLPIDDLGVRKGAQFVDKQDVMPTPKELLARGEKWGPYRTYAAQYLWRIADFGTEAKTATKRSQD from the coding sequence ATGCCCCGGCACGCGCGCGGCTTCGACACCGAGCAGGCCTGGGACCACCTGGCGCGACGCGACCGCAAGCTCGGCACCTGGATGAAGCGGATCGGTTACATCGAGCCGCAACCGACGTGGCGCAAGCCATTCGATCCCGTGGACGCGCTGGCACGCGCCATCCTCTACCAGCAGCTCAGCGGCAAGGCCGCCGGCACCATCGTCGGACGCGTGGAAAGCGCGATCGGCAGCACGCGCCTGCATTTCGACACGTTGGGCCGCATCGACGACACGGGGCTGCGCGCCTGTGGCGTGTCCGGCAACAAGACCCTCGCGCTGCGCGACCTGGCTGCGCGCGAACAACGGGGCGAGATCCCGACCCTGCGGCAGATGTCGGTGATGAGCGAGGACGATATCGTCGCTGCGCTCGTGCCCATTCGCGGCATCGGCCGCTGGACGGTGGAGATGATGCTGATGTTCCGCCTCGGCCGTCCCGACGTGCTGCCGATCGACGACCTGGGCGTGCGCAAGGGCGCCCAGTTCGTCGACAAGCAGGACGTCATGCCGACGCCGAAGGAGCTGCTCGCACGCGGCGAGAAGTGGGGCCCTTACCGCACCTATGCGGCGCAGTACCTGTGGCGGATCGCGGATTTCGGTACCGAGGCCAAGACGGCGACGAAGCGGTCGCAGGACTAG
- a CDS encoding DUF4328 domain-containing protein gives MENPYQTPAADVIAAPATHTTWHFKDPTWLTWVCRACLVAGALVSLLMIAVMARQYSLFEEAAANGWTVDDVYAESGLTFLAATLLQFVTMMASFVFIGMWIYRAAWNGRVFAGARQLDFTPGWSVGWYFLPIANLWKPYQAMKEIWRASARPEKVDDAEVPGWLPLWWFLWLAFSITSNFAGRNSMRANTPEAEMDAALASITCDAINVPLCLVLLLIITRVHRMQWQRQTERLQALAG, from the coding sequence ATGGAGAATCCGTACCAAACGCCCGCGGCGGACGTCATCGCTGCGCCTGCCACGCACACGACGTGGCACTTCAAGGATCCCACCTGGCTGACCTGGGTCTGCCGCGCTTGCCTGGTCGCCGGTGCCCTGGTTTCGCTGCTGATGATCGCCGTGATGGCGCGACAGTATTCGTTGTTCGAGGAAGCTGCGGCCAATGGCTGGACAGTCGACGACGTATACGCGGAATCGGGCCTGACGTTCCTCGCGGCCACGCTCCTGCAGTTCGTGACCATGATGGCGTCGTTCGTGTTCATCGGCATGTGGATCTATCGCGCGGCATGGAACGGACGCGTCTTCGCGGGTGCACGGCAGCTGGATTTCACACCGGGCTGGTCGGTCGGCTGGTACTTCCTTCCCATCGCCAATTTATGGAAGCCCTACCAGGCCATGAAGGAGATCTGGCGCGCCAGTGCTCGTCCGGAGAAGGTCGACGACGCCGAGGTTCCCGGCTGGCTTCCACTCTGGTGGTTCCTTTGGTTGGCCTTCAGCATCACGAGCAACTTCGCGGGCCGGAATTCCATGAGGGCCAACACGCCGGAGGCGGAAATGGACGCTGCGCTCGCCTCCATCACGTGCGATGCGATCAATGTGCCTCTGTGCCTCGTCCTCTTGCTGATCATCACGCGCGTGCACCGCATGCAGTGGCAACGCCAGACCGAGCGCCTGCAGGCGCTCGCGGGCTGA
- a CDS encoding M15 family metallopeptidase: protein MPRLPAQPLKSVLLNTAQIELWPADTLRVRSNADARVLAGAHTVLRRKADGRYLAAVSARGVHPLVTGLPREPGLDEAWDALERFEAAARGFDADTQGLLPLHALQERLHALGLDDAYGTRTGLALVAEPASLAFAGRDRYRRPLWLTRSAARGWQALRAAAARDGIVLEAISGYRSHDYQLGIFERKLERGQTVEQILTVNAAPGYSEHHSGRALDIGTPGEPPAEESFERTPAFAWLTLHAGGFGFVMSYPRDNPHGIVYEPWHWYYLGHDSGGDR, encoded by the coding sequence ATGCCCCGCCTGCCTGCCCAGCCGCTGAAATCCGTCCTGCTCAACACCGCGCAGATCGAGCTGTGGCCGGCCGACACCTTGCGCGTGCGCAGCAATGCGGATGCGCGCGTGCTGGCCGGCGCGCACACGGTCCTGCGCCGCAAGGCCGATGGCCGATACCTCGCGGCGGTGTCTGCGCGTGGTGTGCACCCGTTGGTGACGGGCCTGCCCCGCGAACCCGGTCTGGATGAAGCATGGGACGCCCTGGAGCGGTTCGAGGCCGCCGCGCGCGGATTCGACGCCGACACCCAGGGCCTGCTGCCCTTGCACGCGCTGCAGGAACGCCTGCATGCGCTGGGGCTCGATGACGCGTATGGCACGCGCACGGGCCTGGCGCTGGTCGCCGAGCCCGCTTCCCTCGCCTTCGCCGGTCGTGACCGCTATCGCCGCCCGCTCTGGCTGACGCGTTCCGCGGCGCGCGGATGGCAGGCACTGCGCGCGGCCGCTGCGCGTGATGGGATCGTGCTCGAGGCCATCTCCGGCTATCGCAGCCACGATTACCAACTCGGTATCTTCGAACGCAAACTGGAGCGCGGACAGACCGTCGAGCAGATCCTGACCGTCAACGCGGCGCCCGGCTACAGCGAACACCACAGCGGCCGCGCGCTCGACATCGGCACGCCGGGCGAACCGCCGGCCGAGGAATCCTTCGAGCGCACACCCGCCTTTGCGTGGCTCACCCTCCATGCCGGTGGGTTCGGCTTCGTCATGAGTTACCCGCGCGACAATCCGCACGGCATCGTGTACGAACCGTGGCATTGGTACTATCTGGGCCATGACAGCGGTGGGGACCGCTGA
- a CDS encoding PH domain-containing protein has translation MHHPQDFPVAPPPAHVGWWLLLPLVLAIVAIVAAMTTASKTPPSLAAWSTVPFVLLVGAVLALALRRRAIVLDNRELQVRATFYTKKLAVESIDLDKARVVSLEEHTELSPMLKTNGFSLPGFKAGHFRLRNLGKAFCLVTDRTRVLTLPLRDGSLVLVSPARPADLLARLRELAAPTPRR, from the coding sequence ATGCACCACCCGCAGGACTTCCCCGTCGCCCCGCCACCCGCCCACGTCGGTTGGTGGCTGTTGCTGCCGCTGGTGCTCGCCATCGTCGCCATCGTCGCCGCGATGACGACGGCATCGAAGACGCCGCCATCGCTCGCGGCCTGGTCGACGGTGCCGTTCGTCCTGCTCGTCGGCGCAGTCCTCGCGCTCGCGCTGCGGCGACGCGCGATCGTGCTGGACAATCGCGAGCTGCAGGTGCGCGCCACGTTCTACACGAAGAAGCTCGCGGTGGAGTCCATCGACCTGGACAAGGCCCGCGTGGTGAGCCTGGAGGAGCACACCGAGCTCTCGCCGATGCTGAAGACCAACGGCTTCAGCCTGCCGGGCTTCAAGGCCGGGCATTTCCGCCTGCGCAACCTCGGGAAGGCGTTCTGCCTGGTCACCGATCGCACACGCGTGCTGACGCTGCCGTTGCGCGACGGCAGCCTGGTACTGGTCAGCCCGGCACGCCCGGCCGACCTGCTGGCCCGCCTGCGCGAACTGGCGGCGCCCACGCCGCGTCGCTAA
- a CDS encoding DUF4177 domain-containing protein, whose translation MNHRWNHKVIEVPYKMFAGKLTDRIQQELDKMSAQGWELVSTLFIEHEVSVRLFFKKPA comes from the coding sequence ATGAACCACCGATGGAACCACAAGGTCATCGAAGTCCCGTACAAGATGTTCGCGGGCAAGCTCACCGATCGCATCCAGCAGGAACTGGACAAGATGAGCGCACAGGGATGGGAGCTGGTCAGCACGCTCTTCATCGAACACGAAGTCTCGGTGCGCCTGTTCTTCAAGAAGCCCGCCTGA
- a CDS encoding Arc family DNA binding domain-containing protein, which yields MSEKQDKKAYPLRISADVLTAAQRWADDELRSLNAQIEYVLRDALRKAGRLPKSGSNPDDNKKDSP from the coding sequence GTGAGCGAAAAGCAGGACAAGAAGGCCTATCCGCTGCGCATCAGCGCCGACGTGCTGACCGCAGCGCAGCGCTGGGCCGACGACGAGCTGCGCTCGCTCAACGCGCAGATCGAGTACGTGCTGCGCGACGCGCTACGCAAGGCGGGACGGCTGCCGAAGAGCGGCTCCAACCCGGACGACAACAAGAAGGATTCGCCATGA
- a CDS encoding SPFH domain-containing protein: MKENATSSLPGIPTLLGLLVLGLGVIALFIAGAADKQPAYMVVAVVLGFVVMFLMAGLYKLEPNQSAVLSLFGKYVGTVKDNGLRWNNPFFSKRKISLRIRNFESSRLKVNELDGSPIEIAAVIVWQVVDSAEAVFNVDDYESFVHIQSESALRAMASSYPYDQHEEGQIALRSHPQEISQHLQEQIAERLGKAGVDVIEARISHLAYAPEIAQAMLQRQQANAVIAARTRIVAGAVGMVEMALAELQKNDVVKLDEERKAQMVSNLLVVLCGERGTQPIVNTGSIY; the protein is encoded by the coding sequence CCTGCTCGGCCTGCTGGTGCTGGGCCTGGGGGTCATTGCGTTGTTCATCGCGGGCGCCGCCGACAAGCAGCCCGCCTACATGGTGGTGGCCGTCGTGCTGGGCTTCGTCGTCATGTTCCTGATGGCCGGCCTCTACAAGCTCGAGCCCAACCAGTCCGCCGTGCTCAGCCTGTTCGGCAAGTACGTCGGTACGGTGAAGGACAACGGCTTGCGCTGGAACAACCCCTTCTTCAGCAAGCGCAAGATCTCGCTGCGCATCCGCAACTTCGAAAGCAGCCGGCTGAAGGTCAACGAGCTGGACGGCAGCCCGATCGAGATCGCCGCGGTCATCGTCTGGCAGGTCGTCGATTCGGCCGAAGCCGTGTTCAACGTCGACGACTACGAGAGCTTCGTGCACATCCAGTCCGAATCCGCGTTGCGTGCGATGGCGTCCAGCTACCCGTACGACCAGCACGAGGAAGGCCAGATCGCGCTGCGCAGCCATCCGCAGGAGATCTCGCAGCACCTGCAGGAGCAGATCGCCGAGCGCCTGGGCAAGGCGGGCGTGGACGTGATCGAAGCGCGCATCAGCCATCTGGCCTACGCGCCCGAGATCGCCCAGGCCATGCTGCAGCGCCAGCAGGCCAATGCGGTGATCGCCGCGCGCACGCGGATCGTCGCCGGCGCGGTGGGCATGGTCGAAATGGCCCTGGCCGAGCTGCAGAAGAACGACGTCGTCAAGCTGGACGAAGAACGCAAGGCGCAGATGGTCAGCAACCTGCTGGTCGTGCTCTGCGGCGAACGCGGCACCCAGCCGATCGTCAACACCGGCTCGATCTACTGA